The Halanaerobium praevalens DSM 2228 genome contains a region encoding:
- a CDS encoding IS3 family transposase (programmed frameshift), with amino-acid sequence MGKRRSYTEEFKRDAVELSINSNKTVQEIADDLGINYGNLTRWRKEYRDSGEHAFPGNGKQKLTPEQQKIKELEDELRETKLERDIFKKSSGHLFEKTEVIYGFIRDHRDQFPVTKMCQVLAVSRSGFYDWLDREPSQREIENKKLKLEIAKIYWQHSGRYGSPRIHRQLVKEGHNCNIKRVVRLMQVMGLKAIQKKKFKKTTDSNHNLPLKENLLNRNFDVSKPNKVWASDITYIPTAEGWLYLAVVIDLYSRKVVGWSINKRMTRQLVINALEMGIKNRNHKKGLIFHSDRGSQYASHDFQKELWKNGIRSSMSRKGDCWDNAVAESFFSTIKTELIYQKDYKTRQQARQDIFEYIAVYYNRIRMHSTLNYKSPEDYENERKLSKLCV; translated from the exons TAACCCGCTGGCGTAAAGAATATAGAGATAGTGGTGAACATGCTTTTCCTGGTAATGGAAAGCAAAAACTAACACCTGAACAACAAAAAATAAAAGAGCTTGAAGATGAACTTAGAGAAACTAAATTAGAGCGTGATATAT TTAAAAAAAGCAGTGGGCATCTTTTCGAAAAAACCGAAGTAATATACGGTTTTATCCGGGACCACAGAGATCAATTTCCTGTGACGAAAATGTGCCAGGTATTAGCAGTTTCCCGGTCAGGTTTCTATGATTGGCTAGATAGAGAACCCAGTCAAAGAGAAATTGAAAATAAGAAACTGAAACTAGAAATAGCTAAAATATACTGGCAGCATAGCGGCCGCTATGGAAGTCCAAGAATACATCGTCAGCTGGTAAAAGAAGGCCATAACTGTAATATAAAAAGAGTTGTGAGACTTATGCAAGTAATGGGTCTTAAGGCAATTCAGAAAAAGAAATTTAAAAAGACAACAGATTCAAATCACAATTTACCGCTAAAAGAAAATTTGCTTAATAGAAATTTTGATGTATCTAAGCCAAACAAAGTTTGGGCTTCAGATATTACATATATACCGACAGCTGAAGGCTGGCTCTACCTGGCTGTAGTAATAGATCTTTATTCACGAAAAGTGGTTGGCTGGTCAATTAATAAAAGAATGACCAGGCAGCTTGTAATAAATGCTTTGGAAATGGGAATTAAAAATAGAAATCATAAAAAAGGTTTGATCTTTCATTCTGATAGAGGCAGCCAGTATGCAAGTCATGATTTTCAGAAAGAGCTATGGAAAAATGGAATAAGATCTTCAATGAGCCGCAAAGGAGACTGCTGGGATAATGCAGTAGCAGAAAGTTTCTTCTCCACAATAAAAACAGAATTAATTTATCAAAAAGATTACAAAACTAGACAACAAGCAAGACAGGATATTTTCGAATATATAGCTGTTTATTACAACAGAATCAGAATGCATTCAACTTTAAATTATAAAAGTCCAGAAGACTACGAAAACGAGAGAAAACTATCTAAACTATGTGTCTAA
- a CDS encoding P-loop ATPase, Sll1717 family — protein MSKYKLEDITIGYNDGKKEAEYISNFHKYYYNYNNIYESILKKEKFLLLGRKGTGKSFLAEYIQKKAEFKENNYVKISDFKELKLKEFIYFKSEETSPNEFIAIWEWLILIEIALMIIEKEPIRFDFKFQIKLSKLKRFIKSNFKNLKLNTNDIVKTTKKASFKGGIFNSLTGSASISDESNKGSYLNYINDLKEVIFYLLKKSNMEYTLILDELDDKFKNDKNYKNIIISAIKIVDKLNMNFSKNKLKIKVIILLRSDIFSILNDSNLNKIKQDNSIEIEWGTSSRIRKYEPLMKMITNRIKNSIPELAKVAHNDIYDMFFKEKIQVGYNNGLSPEIFLLQRSFFRPRDIITYLKFIKEKYPNGHHFRNDYIIDLEIKYSEYFLDELRNELKGHLKDREIEEGFSLLRQFHKKHFSYEEIKQYYQKNKERYASLNLDLILKTFFKFGAIGNSWYVKGKDKYKYCYSYIDKRAEIDFSKDFTLHMGLNKVLKLD, from the coding sequence ATGTCAAAATACAAATTAGAAGATATAACTATAGGATATAATGATGGAAAAAAAGAAGCTGAATATATTTCTAATTTCCATAAATATTATTATAATTATAATAATATTTATGAATCAATACTTAAAAAAGAAAAATTCCTTTTATTAGGAAGAAAAGGGACGGGAAAGTCGTTTTTAGCTGAGTATATACAAAAAAAAGCTGAATTCAAAGAAAATAATTATGTAAAAATTAGCGATTTCAAAGAACTTAAGTTAAAAGAATTTATATATTTTAAATCTGAAGAAACTAGTCCCAATGAATTTATTGCAATTTGGGAGTGGTTAATTTTAATTGAAATTGCTCTTATGATAATTGAAAAAGAACCAATAAGATTTGATTTTAAATTTCAAATTAAATTATCAAAATTGAAGAGATTTATTAAAAGTAATTTTAAAAATTTAAAATTAAACACAAATGATATAGTAAAAACCACTAAAAAAGCTAGTTTTAAAGGAGGAATTTTTAATAGCTTAACTGGTTCAGCATCAATTTCAGATGAGTCCAATAAAGGTTCATATTTAAATTATATAAATGATTTAAAAGAAGTGATATTTTACTTATTAAAAAAAAGTAATATGGAATATACATTAATTTTAGATGAACTAGATGACAAATTTAAAAATGATAAGAATTATAAAAATATTATAATTAGTGCTATAAAAATAGTAGATAAGTTAAATATGAACTTTAGTAAAAATAAGCTTAAAATAAAAGTTATAATTCTTTTGCGTAGTGACATATTTTCTATATTAAATGATTCAAATTTAAATAAAATAAAACAAGATAATTCTATTGAAATAGAATGGGGAACAAGTTCTAGAATAAGAAAGTATGAACCACTTATGAAAATGATTACAAATAGAATAAAAAATTCTATCCCTGAATTAGCAAAAGTTGCGCATAATGATATATATGATATGTTTTTTAAAGAAAAAATTCAAGTGGGATATAATAATGGATTATCTCCTGAAATATTTTTATTACAAAGAAGCTTTTTTAGACCACGAGATATAATTACTTATTTAAAATTTATAAAAGAGAAGTATCCAAATGGTCATCATTTTAGAAATGACTATATAATTGATTTAGAAATTAAATACTCAGAATACTTTCTAGATGAGTTAAGAAATGAGTTAAAAGGACACTTAAAAGATAGGGAAATTGAAGAAGGGTTTTCATTGTTAAGACAATTCCATAAAAAACATTTTAGTTATGAAGAAATTAAGCAATATTATCAAAAAAACAAAGAAAGATACGCTTCTTTAAATTTGGATTTAATATTAAAAACATTTTTTAAATTCGGAGCAATTGGAAATAGTTGGTATGTAAAAGGAAAAGATAAATATAAATATTGCTATTCTTATATTGATAAAAGGGCAGAAATTGATTTCTCTAAAGATTTCACATTACATATGGGGTTAAATAAAGTTTTAAAGTTAGATTAA
- a CDS encoding RNA-directed DNA polymerase has translation MSFDDLISYENIYIAFKRLQTTSRDYYKNLYWNDLYNFGLDLEKNINTLIHLLKEDLYKPNKSYKIYFPKSTGLVRPISVLNFIDLLVYQAIVNLLAEKFYKSFHSYYNHFVFGNIYNKTNNENKIFFYKHWKQQWKKYENLTKQHYNDGYEYITEFDLASFYDTVDHYLVKNLLKEKNIDKKIIDILSSQLLSWNKNQTQNQGFKHGIPQGPLGSGFIAEICLHNIDKKMRKLVLENRNIRYMRYVDDIRIFTKDKYLAQKNIVYLDLLARELGFIPQANKTKVKKVDNIHLYIKTNKDFSRVASEYKEKGELSPSNNRKYTKRLIKNLKSGNYDKTLIKFGLFKVKGNEELKNLLIDKYKDLYPYIEAVCFYLSKYFINDKKVIEWVNNLIYKKKIIYKYIIAVFFEFFYEIIKFDYKIIDKYYYNSEDWYISYFLLDWIYHNEPDWLNNLNQNKNLIVERKRISLQYNNINQTSIKNSKLTKMIKSENNLIALNGLRLYYDECINSCFNSEVSIDIKVSNNTFIKNIAEDKTGFPVSYILDFLKKYDIKNGEEYFRLSYFSEDELNRLKYDLKESEKYKEVEPIIWLIKIDLFNHLIVKKTLEICGEEVKQPKKYGNILNMNFFVNKFPISYKNFSEIHELRNKVAHPFKDDGSINNESLKINYRTLKRLERLEIKSLKEIINSFKYVSDLSNELVFSKE, from the coding sequence TTGAGTTTTGATGATTTAATTTCATATGAAAATATATATATTGCTTTTAAAAGACTACAAACGACATCTAGAGATTATTATAAAAATCTTTATTGGAATGATTTATATAATTTTGGACTTGATCTTGAAAAAAATATTAATACTTTGATTCATTTATTAAAAGAAGACTTATATAAGCCTAATAAATCTTATAAAATATACTTTCCTAAATCAACTGGACTTGTTAGACCAATTTCAGTATTGAATTTTATTGATTTATTAGTTTATCAAGCTATAGTTAATTTACTAGCGGAAAAATTTTATAAAAGTTTTCATAGTTATTATAATCATTTTGTTTTTGGTAATATTTATAACAAGACTAATAATGAAAATAAAATTTTTTTCTATAAACATTGGAAACAACAATGGAAAAAGTATGAGAATTTAACCAAACAACATTATAATGATGGTTATGAATATATTACTGAGTTTGATCTAGCCTCTTTTTACGATACAGTTGATCATTATTTGGTTAAAAATCTTTTAAAAGAAAAGAATATTGATAAGAAAATTATTGATATATTATCTTCTCAATTATTATCATGGAATAAAAATCAAACTCAAAATCAAGGATTTAAACATGGAATTCCCCAAGGTCCATTAGGTTCTGGTTTTATTGCAGAAATTTGTTTACATAATATAGATAAAAAAATGAGAAAATTAGTTTTAGAAAATAGAAATATTAGATATATGCGATATGTTGATGATATAAGGATTTTTACTAAAGACAAATATCTTGCTCAAAAAAATATTGTCTATTTGGATTTGTTAGCTAGAGAATTAGGATTTATTCCTCAAGCTAACAAAACTAAAGTAAAAAAAGTAGATAATATACATCTTTACATAAAAACCAATAAAGATTTTTCAAGAGTAGCATCTGAGTATAAAGAAAAAGGAGAATTAAGTCCAAGTAATAATCGAAAGTATACAAAACGATTAATAAAAAATTTAAAATCAGGAAATTATGATAAAACTCTTATCAAGTTTGGACTGTTTAAAGTAAAGGGGAATGAGGAATTAAAAAATTTATTAATAGACAAATATAAAGACTTATACCCTTATATTGAAGCTGTATGTTTTTATTTATCTAAATATTTTATTAATGATAAAAAAGTAATTGAATGGGTTAATAATTTAATATATAAGAAAAAAATAATCTATAAATATATCATTGCTGTATTTTTTGAGTTTTTCTATGAAATAATTAAATTTGATTATAAAATAATTGATAAGTATTATTATAATAGTGAAGATTGGTACATAAGTTATTTCTTATTAGATTGGATATATCATAATGAACCTGATTGGTTAAATAATTTAAATCAAAATAAAAACTTAATTGTAGAAAGAAAACGAATTTCATTACAATATAATAATATTAATCAAACTAGTATTAAGAATTCAAAATTAACTAAAATGATTAAATCAGAAAATAATCTTATTGCATTAAACGGTTTGAGATTATATTATGATGAATGTATTAATAGTTGTTTTAATAGTGAAGTATCAATAGATATTAAAGTTTCAAATAATACATTTATAAAAAATATAGCAGAAGACAAAACTGGTTTTCCAGTTAGTTATATACTTGATTTTTTAAAGAAATATGATATCAAGAATGGAGAAGAATATTTTAGATTGTCTTATTTTTCAGAAGATGAATTAAATCGTCTAAAGTATGATTTAAAAGAATCAGAAAAATATAAGGAAGTAGAACCGATTATTTGGTTAATTAAAATTGATCTTTTTAATCATTTAATTGTTAAAAAAACTTTAGAAATATGTGGAGAAGAAGTAAAGCAACCAAAAAAGTATGGTAATATTTTAAATATGAATTTTTTTGTGAATAAATTTCCTATTAGTTATAAAAACTTTTCTGAAATTCATGAATTAAGAAATAAAGTAGCGCATCCTTTTAAAGATGATGGCTCTATTAATAATGAATCTTTAAAAATTAATTATAGAACTTTAAAAAGATTAGAACGGTTAGAAATAAAATCTCTAAAAGAAATAATAAATAGCTTTAAGTATGTTTCAGACTTGAGTAATGAATTAGTTTTTTCAAAAGAATAA
- a CDS encoding type II toxin-antitoxin system RelE family toxin gives MKLKFHPEVKNDIENLDGSVKPRLKSTLNKIKRSPELGKPLGNKSGIDLSGCLKIYFYRKKYRVVYQILNEDEVMVWSVGKREDQVVYISAYKRILEKGR, from the coding sequence ATGAAGCTTAAATTTCATCCTGAAGTTAAAAATGATATTGAAAATTTAGATGGAAGTGTTAAACCAAGACTTAAAAGCACACTTAATAAAATTAAAAGATCACCTGAATTAGGAAAACCACTTGGAAATAAAAGTGGAATCGATCTATCAGGTTGTTTAAAAATCTACTTTTATCGGAAAAAATATAGAGTTGTTTATCAAATATTGAACGAGGATGAAGTCATGGTTTGGTCTGTTGGTAAAAGAGAAGATCAAGTTGTTTATATAAGTGCATATAAAAGAATACTTGAAAAGGGGAGATAA
- a CDS encoding type II toxin-antitoxin system Phd/YefM family antitoxin, with translation MVTLRIDRDHMVSSSEIVRNFSKMLDKTKESPLFITRNNDIEGIMMDIEEYEMLLEKIEFLEDQLEDAHIEEIIAKRKENFDLKDTVSEKEIMDLLDKE, from the coding sequence ATGGTTACTTTAAGAATTGATAGAGATCATATGGTCTCATCTTCTGAAATTGTTCGTAATTTTAGTAAAATGTTAGATAAAACAAAAGAGTCCCCGCTATTTATTACCAGAAATAATGATATTGAAGGTATTATGATGGATATTGAGGAATATGAAATGTTACTAGAAAAAATAGAATTTCTGGAAGATCAATTAGAAGATGCCCACATTGAAGAGATTATAGCCAAAAGAAAAGAAAACTTTGATCTTAAAGATACAGTAAGCGAAAAAGAAATAATGGATTTATTAGATAAAGAATAG
- a CDS encoding type II toxin-antitoxin system RelE/ParE family toxin, producing the protein MYKIKYYAKNNKSPVIEFIKKQSAKEKAKILREIELLEEFGLFLGMPHLKKLKGYDDLWELRIKHSSNIFRVFFLNYQDGIFVLLHIFKKKSNKTPQREIDIALNRLNSIK; encoded by the coding sequence ATGTATAAAATTAAGTATTATGCAAAAAATAATAAATCTCCAGTAATTGAATTTATTAAAAAACAGTCAGCTAAAGAAAAAGCTAAAATTCTAAGAGAAATAGAACTTCTAGAAGAATTTGGTCTATTCCTTGGTATGCCCCATCTTAAAAAGTTAAAAGGATATGATGATCTCTGGGAATTACGAATAAAGCATAGTTCTAATATATTTAGGGTTTTCTTTTTAAATTATCAGGATGGTATCTTCGTTCTTTTGCATATCTTTAAGAAGAAATCTAATAAAACTCCACAGAGAGAAATAGATATTGCGCTTAACAGACTTAATTCTATCAAGTGA
- a CDS encoding helix-turn-helix transcriptional regulator, with amino-acid sequence MELIDHKELKNELFESEKIKEEYEKLNVMYEIKKQIIRYRIENNLTQKELADRIGTKQSAISRLENDDYNPSVEFLDKVAHAFGKKLEIRFN; translated from the coding sequence ATGGAACTTATAGATCATAAAGAACTTAAAAATGAACTTTTTGAATCTGAAAAAATTAAGGAAGAATATGAAAAACTGAATGTTATGTATGAAATCAAAAAACAAATAATTAGGTATAGAATTGAAAATAATTTAACTCAGAAAGAATTAGCAGATAGAATAGGAACTAAACAGTCTGCTATTTCCAGACTAGAAAATGACGATTATAATCCGAGTGTTGAATTTCTTGATAAAGTTGCTCACGCATTTGGTAAAAAACTTGAAATCAGATTTAATTAA
- a CDS encoding HEPN domain-containing protein — MEVYKELLKIGIKDLEASKLLFENQCYPQAAFNYHQSLEKTIKSFSLSIKIITEKDLKP, encoded by the coding sequence ATGGAGGTTTACAAAGAATTACTAAAAATTGGAATAAAAGATTTAGAGGCTTCCAAATTACTTTTTGAAAACCAATGTTATCCGCAAGCTGCTTTTAATTATCATCAAAGTTTAGAGAAAACAATCAAATCTTTTAGTCTTTCTATCAAGATTATAACAGAAAAAGACCTAAAACCATAA
- a CDS encoding type II toxin-antitoxin system VapC family toxin: protein MRITIDVSAAVEVVMGGKRQEEIVNILNDADWVIAPSLFIYEASNTLWKYHEYQDYSKEDIMKKIEYLYKMVDQFIDAKDIFEEALPLSCKISHPAYDAMYLVTSRRKNATLVTLDKRLVRAAKSIDVPVALIT from the coding sequence ATGAGAATTACAATTGATGTAAGTGCAGCTGTTGAAGTAGTAATGGGTGGTAAGCGTCAAGAAGAAATTGTAAATATATTAAATGATGCAGACTGGGTAATTGCTCCTTCTCTTTTTATTTATGAAGCTAGTAATACTTTGTGGAAATATCATGAATACCAAGATTATAGCAAAGAAGATATTATGAAAAAAATTGAATATCTTTATAAAATGGTAGACCAATTTATTGATGCAAAAGATATTTTTGAAGAAGCTTTGCCACTTTCATGCAAGATAAGTCATCCTGCTTATGACGCTATGTATTTAGTTACAAGCAGGCGTAAAAATGCTACTTTAGTAACTCTAGATAAAAGATTAGTTAGAGCAGCTAAAAGTATTGATGTTCCAGTAGCATTAATTACTTAG
- a CDS encoding class I SAM-dependent methyltransferase, with protein sequence MQKITKNFVKKSFKKATENYSNAIENIGLWESEKYVINKYFDKNKSILDVGCGAGRTTFNLYEMGYKNIIGLDLTPEMISAAKTINKEKKTEIEFIVGDATDLNFEDNSFDQALFSFNGLMQIPERKNRIKAFKEIKRVLTENGIFIFTTHDRENNENFKEFWEKEEKIWKEGKQDKRTYEYGDKILPSDNDDRDLFIHFPNREEIIKCLEETGWKLIEDFYREDLFKENKEVKEFSTECRFWIVQK encoded by the coding sequence ATGCAAAAAATAACAAAAAACTTTGTAAAAAAATCATTTAAAAAAGCTACAGAAAACTATAGTAATGCGATTGAAAATATCGGGTTATGGGAATCAGAGAAATATGTAATCAATAAGTATTTTGATAAGAATAAATCAATATTAGATGTCGGTTGTGGAGCAGGAAGAACAACATTTAACCTTTATGAAATGGGCTATAAAAATATTATAGGTTTAGATTTAACTCCGGAAATGATATCTGCAGCTAAAACAATAAATAAAGAAAAAAAGACTGAAATTGAATTTATAGTTGGAGATGCAACTGACTTAAACTTTGAAGATAATTCTTTTGATCAAGCACTGTTCTCATTTAATGGATTGATGCAGATACCAGAGAGAAAAAATAGAATTAAAGCATTTAAAGAAATAAAAAGAGTTTTGACCGAAAATGGTATTTTTATTTTTACAACTCATGATCGTGAAAATAACGAGAACTTTAAAGAGTTCTGGGAAAAAGAAGAAAAAATCTGGAAAGAAGGCAAACAGGATAAAAGAACTTATGAATATGGAGATAAGATCCTACCATCGGATAATGATGATAGAGATTTATTTATACATTTTCCAAACCGAGAAGAGATAATAAAATGTTTAGAAGAAACAGGCTGGAAGCTAATAGAAGATTTTTATAGAGAAGATCTATTTAAAGAAAATAAAGAAGTTAAAGAGTTTTCAACTGAGTGCCGATTCTGGATAGTACAAAAGTAA
- a CDS encoding tetratricopeptide repeat protein — protein sequence MSKDLITSIGESWLIVLIICVFILIIIFRKELKMILTGKDFKIKMRDAEVEVKKSKNDSQNNTSEEVDISQEDDSSLMETEEMDINLEYEEEDKNWKDKLQIAFLDKDKESLDDLYKKMSEEKPESLEKTEDTAIYLYFSYFLGDLEALEKLKKLEKNNEYPKVEEYILRIIGFCYKKNNRLNKAKDYFEKAAEKSTDLLQKAKDMIFSSECVFELNNKKAYKKIMSLITNETDENILFIYYKSLASLYKKADEKELRVFALEKALEFKSEKSKIFNMAYGYSNLSEFNDLSLLHYDNLVSSDFEYNYALNNIGVIYGKLNLAGMKIDAYKKSIKKCNNTLSSANLAQDYINSGFYKEASDVLNKAMLEDNTHENVGYQLNRLRNLENNEEKRKEKIIKNAGIKQRFLRNYSKAYFNLIDKNIIIDGLWKFENEKELKIKQSGKIIQGFWYQGSKECKFNGEMFNRAASLEKYTKKFDFSSSAEKFKKDNQKGYLYISENEKTLFIMIINLDNVDKFFIKKLTRQ from the coding sequence ATGTCTAAAGACTTAATAACTTCAATAGGTGAATCATGGTTAATAGTTCTAATAATCTGTGTATTTATACTTATCATTATATTTAGAAAAGAACTAAAAATGATTTTAACAGGAAAAGATTTTAAAATTAAAATGAGAGATGCTGAAGTAGAAGTTAAAAAAAGCAAAAATGATTCACAAAATAATACTAGTGAAGAAGTAGATATTTCACAAGAAGATGATTCTAGTTTAATGGAAACTGAAGAAATGGATATTAATTTAGAATATGAAGAAGAAGATAAGAATTGGAAAGATAAATTACAGATAGCATTCTTGGATAAAGATAAAGAGTCATTAGATGACTTATATAAAAAAATGAGTGAAGAGAAACCAGAAAGTTTAGAAAAAACAGAAGACACTGCAATTTATCTTTATTTCAGTTACTTTTTAGGCGATTTAGAAGCTTTAGAAAAATTAAAAAAGTTGGAAAAAAATAATGAATACCCTAAGGTTGAAGAATATATATTGAGAATTATTGGTTTCTGTTATAAAAAAAATAATAGATTAAATAAAGCAAAAGATTATTTTGAAAAAGCAGCAGAAAAATCGACTGATCTATTGCAAAAAGCAAAAGATATGATTTTTAGTTCAGAGTGTGTTTTTGAATTAAATAATAAAAAAGCTTATAAAAAGATCATGTCATTAATAACTAATGAAACAGATGAAAATATTTTATTTATATATTATAAGTCACTTGCTTCGCTTTATAAAAAAGCTGATGAAAAAGAGTTAAGAGTGTTTGCTTTAGAAAAAGCATTGGAATTCAAATCAGAAAAATCAAAAATATTTAATATGGCGTATGGATATAGTAATTTAAGCGAATTTAATGATTTATCATTATTACATTATGATAATTTAGTAAGTTCTGATTTTGAGTATAATTATGCTTTAAACAATATTGGTGTAATTTATGGAAAATTAAACTTAGCTGGAATGAAAATTGATGCCTATAAAAAATCTATAAAAAAATGTAATAATACTTTATCATCAGCAAATTTAGCTCAAGATTATATAAATTCTGGATTTTATAAAGAAGCTTCTGATGTTCTTAATAAAGCGATGCTAGAAGATAATACTCATGAAAATGTAGGTTATCAGCTTAATAGATTAAGAAATTTAGAAAATAATGAAGAAAAAAGAAAAGAAAAAATTATAAAAAATGCTGGTATAAAACAAAGGTTTTTAAGAAATTATTCTAAAGCGTATTTCAATCTTATTGATAAAAATATAATCATTGACGGTTTATGGAAATTTGAAAATGAAAAAGAATTAAAGATTAAGCAATCCGGAAAAATAATACAAGGTTTTTGGTATCAGGGTAGTAAAGAATGTAAGTTTAATGGAGAAATGTTTAATAGAGCAGCATCTTTAGAAAAGTATACTAAAAAATTTGATTTTTCTAGTAGTGCAGAGAAGTTTAAAAAAGATAACCAGAAAGGATATTTATATATATCAGAAAATGAAAAAACTTTATTTATAATGATAATAAATCTAGATAATGTTGATAAATTTTTTATTAAAAAATTAACTAGACAATAA
- a CDS encoding Fic family protein, producing MKPFKPFELPIEEQINPMEFYNELINASTNVGKYQIMLKKSKVNEYFLITPFSLQEAVQSSKIEGTQVTFDEVLEFDIDKNEKNNDAQEVLNYYDALNYGESALEKYPISTRLFKKLHEILMSNGVRGQNRAPGEYRSIQNFIGPEGCTLETATFVPPQPQLVDSYMSNLENYINNPNDNLQSLVRIAIIHAQFETIHPFLDGNGRIGRILIPLYLYDVNLINSPNLFISEVLEKDKHKYYRLLNGTRKEGNGWNEWIKFFLQSVNKQVLKNIELIEEIDNLYERDLENAMNLINSTNVVDLIKAMFQKPIFNVKTISSLTGIHDSTCRRYLSTLEDEKVIFSDNKMRNRKYYYYNLLDLLR from the coding sequence ATGAAACCTTTTAAACCCTTTGAATTACCAATAGAAGAACAAATTAATCCTATGGAATTTTATAATGAACTAATTAATGCAAGTACAAATGTAGGCAAATATCAGATTATGTTAAAAAAATCTAAAGTTAATGAATATTTTCTTATTACTCCTTTTAGTTTACAGGAAGCTGTACAGTCCAGCAAAATTGAAGGTACACAAGTAACTTTTGATGAAGTTTTAGAATTTGATATTGATAAAAATGAAAAAAACAATGATGCTCAAGAAGTTTTGAATTATTATGATGCATTAAACTATGGTGAGAGTGCTTTAGAAAAATATCCTATATCAACACGTCTATTCAAAAAATTACATGAAATTTTAATGAGTAATGGTGTTAGAGGTCAAAATAGAGCTCCTGGAGAATATCGTTCTATTCAAAATTTCATAGGCCCAGAAGGATGTACTTTAGAAACAGCTACTTTTGTGCCACCTCAGCCACAATTAGTCGATTCCTATATGTCTAACCTAGAAAATTATATTAATAATCCAAATGATAATTTACAATCTTTAGTCAGGATAGCAATAATACATGCTCAATTTGAAACCATTCATCCATTTTTAGATGGTAATGGTAGAATTGGTCGTATATTAATCCCGCTGTATTTATATGATGTAAATCTCATAAATTCTCCCAATTTATTTATCAGTGAAGTATTAGAAAAAGATAAACATAAATACTATAGATTGCTGAATGGAACAAGAAAAGAGGGTAATGGTTGGAATGAATGGATTAAATTCTTCCTGCAAAGCGTAAATAAACAAGTACTCAAAAATATTGAACTAATTGAAGAAATTGATAATTTATATGAAAGAGATTTAGAAAATGCAATGAATTTAATAAATAGTACTAATGTAGTAGACCTAATTAAAGCAATGTTTCAAAAGCCAATATTTAATGTGAAAACAATAAGTTCCTTAACAGGAATACATGATTCTACATGTAGAAGATATCTTTCCACTCTTGAAGATGAGAAAGTAATATTTTCAGATAATAAAATGAGAAATAGAAAATATTATTACTATAATTTACTCGATTTATTAAGATAA